The Sorex araneus isolate mSorAra2 chromosome 5, mSorAra2.pri, whole genome shotgun sequence genome has a segment encoding these proteins:
- the UBXN10 gene encoding UBX domain-containing protein 10, with translation MATEAPVNRAPGGRSSVVLSTSDSYTWHPNSLNMHVIRPKSAKGRTRPSLHRPPSSGGCAQGSPSSPPSAIPCETSLNSQKPRACTPKSLPQGTPDEISELLQQQVPIGAASSLNKYPVLPSINRRTPEEEEEEEAVETIAKKAGSLQLSSPWALYHKEARTLKTSEGDLRAQGSCSPGGIPVPRSQKQTGDMEEPSDLEPRLLLAIRSPSGRRFVRHFRPTDNLQTVLAVAERRNGTTYQQCSIETLEVPRRRFFDLTKSLQECRILHKSVLGISQQPGEGWP, from the coding sequence ATGGCCACAGAAGCCCCTGTGAACAGAGCCCCCGGTGGTCGCAGCTCTGTTGTCCTCAGCACGTCTGACAGCTACACTTGGCACCCGAACTCACTAAATATGCACGTCATCAGACCCAAGTCTGCCAAGGGACGAACTCGGCCGAGCCTGCACAGGCCCCCCAGCTCAggggggtgtgctcagggctccccatCTTCTCCACCCTCAGCCATTCCCTGTGAGACATCACTGAATAGCCAGAAGCCCAGAGCCTGCACCCCAAAGTCTCTGCCCCAGGGGACTCCTGATGAGATCTCGGAGCTGCTGCAGCAGCAGGTGCCTATCGGGGCCGCCTCCTCCCTCAATAAGTACCCGGTCCTCCCGTCCATCAACAGGAGGAccccggaggaggaggaggaggaggaggcagtggAAACCATAGCCAAGAAGGCAGGGTCACTGCAACTGAGCAGCCCTTGGGCTCTCTACCACAAGGAAGCTCGTACCCTGAAGACAAGTGAAGGAGACCTCAGGGCTCAAGGAAGTTGTTCCCCGGGAGGGATACCTGTGCCTCGATCCCAGAAACAAACTGGGGACATGGAGGAGCCATCTGATCTCGAGCCCAGGCTGCTGCTCGCCATCCGATCACCGTCTGGCCGAAGGTTCGTGCGTCACTTCCGGCCCACCGATAACTTGCAGACGGTGCTGGCCGTGGCTGAACGCAGGAACGGGACCACCTACCAACAGTGCAGCATCGAGACCCTAGAGGTGCCCAGGAGGCGTTTCTTTGACCTCACCAAGTCCCTGCAAGAGTGCAGAATCCTCCACAAGTCCGTGCTCGGCATCTCACAGCAGCCCGGGGAGGGGTGGCCCTGA